A genome region from Myxocyprinus asiaticus isolate MX2 ecotype Aquarium Trade chromosome 12, UBuf_Myxa_2, whole genome shotgun sequence includes the following:
- the LOC127448855 gene encoding MAGUK p55 subfamily member 4-like isoform X1 has protein sequence MRPDMENDPESATREMGDKGLTQILAYVIAEVRGSINKEINGAELLYSLLNAPWLQSLLKVYECLQQHLKGSARPYLSYSSGLSLQILSDLLAIPNPSNEARELYNLLSQPHLQALLSAHDTVSLRDYEPELPPLPNDIPEDEEAMRIVCLVKNNQPLGATIRRDEVTGEIYIARVIHGGLADRSGLLHAGDRLVEVNGYPVFGLEPEQIIQILAHSHGTIMFKVVPITDRPVNNQTMLYVRAMVDYNPHADPSIPCADAGMAFRKGDILEIVDQTDTLWWQAIKLPSISACAGLIPSTSLLKRKQKEFWWSQPYQPHICVKTLSTVDEEEDMIAIDENCVEADEETFESEELKDEESEFITNIEGIYLTGFRHSLRLCRRRKGQAFGTSQFESLRCPMSCYSSLANPYEEVVRYQPHPEHTHRLIALLGPSGVGVNELRRRLIEINPKVYQGAVPHTTRPPKCHEESGREYHFISREQFDNMVCNHRFIEFGELRGHLYGTSVDAVKDVLASGKICVIDIEPHALESVRTPELRAYAIFIKPPPTEQMKQTRMSSQIITNYYISRAFKDEDFQEIEDAGRKMEQHYCQFFDHVIVNDGLQAACVQLLTAVRRAQDEPQWVPAAWIRPTDQS, from the exons ATGAGACCAGACATGGAGAATGATCCAGAGTCAGCTACACGGGAGATGGGAGACAAGG GCCTGACGCAGATCTTGGCATATGTGATTGCTGAGGTGAGGGGCTCTATCAATAAAGAAATAAACGGAGCTGAACTTTTGTACAGTTTGCTCAACGCTCCCTGGCTGCAGTCTCTACTAAAG GTGTATGAATGTCTACAGCAGCACCTGAAGGGTTCCGCTAGGCCGTATCTCTCCTATTCATCTGGACTTTCTCTGCAG ATTCTTTCTGACCTGCTGGCAATCCCTAACCCCTCAAATGAAGCTCGAGAACTTTATAACCTCCTCAGTCAGCCCCATTTACAG GCTCTCCTCTCAGCACATGACACAGTAAGTCTGAGGGACTATGAGCCGGAATTGCCACCACTGCCTAATGACATCCCTGAAGACGAGGAAGCCATGAGGATCGTCTGCCTAGTCAAAAACAATCAGCCTCTG GGGGCAACGATCAGGAGAGATGAGGTGACAGGTGAAATATATATTGCTCGGGTTATACATGGAGGACTGGCTGACCGCAGTG GTCTCTTGCATGCTGGAGACAGGCTGGTAGAGGTGAATGGTTATCCTGTGTTTGGACTGGAACCAGAACAAATCATCCAGATTCTA GCTCACTCCCATGGAACCATAATGTTCAAGGTCGTTCCTATCACTGACAGGCCAGTCAACAACCAAACTATG CTGTATGTGCGTGCCATGGTGGACTATAACCCTCATGCGGACCCCTCCATCCCCTGCGCAGACGCTGGTATGGCCTTCAGGAAAGGAGATATCCTGGAGATTGTGGATCAGACAGACACCCTCTGGTGGCAGGCCATAAAACTGCCAAGCATCTCTGCCTGCGCTGGCCTCATTCCCTCCACCAGCTTGCTCAAAAG GAAGCAGAAAGAGTTCTGGTGGTCTCAGCCTTATCAACCCCATATCTGTGTCAAGACCT TGAGCACAGTGGATGAAG AAGAAGACATGATTGCTATTGATGAAAATTGTGTAGAAGCAG ATGAAGAGACGTTTGAATCTG AAGAGCTTAAGGATG AGGAGAGTGAATTCATCACCAACATTGAGGGGATTTATCTGA CTGGTTTTCGGCACAGTCTGCGTCTTTGTCGCCGGCGGAAGGGTCAGGCTTTTGGAACATCCCAGTTCGAGTCCCTTCGTTGTCCCATGAGCTGTTACAGTTCCCTGGCTAACCCTTACGAGGAGGTGGTGCGATATCAGCCCCACCCAGAACACACACACCGCCTCATAGCACTGTtag GTCCGTCTGGGGTCGGGGTCAATGAATTACGCAGGAGGCTAATCGAGATCAATCCTAAGGTTTACCAAGGAGCTGTTCCCC ATACCACACGGCCACCCAAATGCCACGAGGAATCTGGCAGAGAATATCACTTCATCAGCAGAGAACAGTTTGACAACATGGTCTGCAATCACAG GTTTATTGAGTTTGGGGAGTTAAGAGGTCATCTCTATGGCACTAGTGTGGATGCAGTTAAAGATGTTTTGGCCAGTGGAAAGATCTGTGTGATTGACATTGAGCCACAT GCATTAGAGTCAGTGAGGACCCCAGAGCTGAGGGCGTATGCCATCTTTATAAAGCCTCCTCCTACTGAGCAGATGAAGCAGACGCGAATGAGCTCTCAAATCATCACAAATTACTACATCAGCCGGGCCTTTAAG gaTGAAGATTTTCAGGAAATAGAGGATGCAGGACGTAAGATGGAACAGCATTACTGTCAGTTCTTTGATCATGTGATTGTAAATGATGGCCTACAGGCTGCATGTGTGCAGCTGCTGACTGCAGTGAGGAGAGCTCAGGATGAGCCCCAGTGGGTACCAGCTGCATGGATCAGACCAACTGACCAGTCTTAA
- the LOC127448855 gene encoding MAGUK p55 subfamily member 4-like isoform X2, with protein MRPDMENDPESATREMGDKGLTQILAYVIAEVRGSINKEINGAELLYSLLNAPWLQSLLKVYECLQQHLKGSARPYLSYSSGLSLQILSDLLAIPNPSNEARELYNLLSQPHLQALLSAHDTVSLRDYEPELPPLPNDIPEDEEAMRIVCLVKNNQPLGATIRRDEVTGEIYIARVIHGGLADRSGLLHAGDRLVEVNGYPVFGLEPEQIIQILAHSHGTIMFKVVPITDRPVNNQTMLYVRAMVDYNPHADPSIPCADAGMAFRKGDILEIVDQTDTLWWQAIKLPSISACAGLIPSTSLLKRKQKEFWWSQPYQPHICVKTLSTVDEEEDMIAIDENCVEADEETFESEESEFITNIEGIYLTGFRHSLRLCRRRKGQAFGTSQFESLRCPMSCYSSLANPYEEVVRYQPHPEHTHRLIALLGPSGVGVNELRRRLIEINPKVYQGAVPHTTRPPKCHEESGREYHFISREQFDNMVCNHRFIEFGELRGHLYGTSVDAVKDVLASGKICVIDIEPHALESVRTPELRAYAIFIKPPPTEQMKQTRMSSQIITNYYISRAFKDEDFQEIEDAGRKMEQHYCQFFDHVIVNDGLQAACVQLLTAVRRAQDEPQWVPAAWIRPTDQS; from the exons ATGAGACCAGACATGGAGAATGATCCAGAGTCAGCTACACGGGAGATGGGAGACAAGG GCCTGACGCAGATCTTGGCATATGTGATTGCTGAGGTGAGGGGCTCTATCAATAAAGAAATAAACGGAGCTGAACTTTTGTACAGTTTGCTCAACGCTCCCTGGCTGCAGTCTCTACTAAAG GTGTATGAATGTCTACAGCAGCACCTGAAGGGTTCCGCTAGGCCGTATCTCTCCTATTCATCTGGACTTTCTCTGCAG ATTCTTTCTGACCTGCTGGCAATCCCTAACCCCTCAAATGAAGCTCGAGAACTTTATAACCTCCTCAGTCAGCCCCATTTACAG GCTCTCCTCTCAGCACATGACACAGTAAGTCTGAGGGACTATGAGCCGGAATTGCCACCACTGCCTAATGACATCCCTGAAGACGAGGAAGCCATGAGGATCGTCTGCCTAGTCAAAAACAATCAGCCTCTG GGGGCAACGATCAGGAGAGATGAGGTGACAGGTGAAATATATATTGCTCGGGTTATACATGGAGGACTGGCTGACCGCAGTG GTCTCTTGCATGCTGGAGACAGGCTGGTAGAGGTGAATGGTTATCCTGTGTTTGGACTGGAACCAGAACAAATCATCCAGATTCTA GCTCACTCCCATGGAACCATAATGTTCAAGGTCGTTCCTATCACTGACAGGCCAGTCAACAACCAAACTATG CTGTATGTGCGTGCCATGGTGGACTATAACCCTCATGCGGACCCCTCCATCCCCTGCGCAGACGCTGGTATGGCCTTCAGGAAAGGAGATATCCTGGAGATTGTGGATCAGACAGACACCCTCTGGTGGCAGGCCATAAAACTGCCAAGCATCTCTGCCTGCGCTGGCCTCATTCCCTCCACCAGCTTGCTCAAAAG GAAGCAGAAAGAGTTCTGGTGGTCTCAGCCTTATCAACCCCATATCTGTGTCAAGACCT TGAGCACAGTGGATGAAG AAGAAGACATGATTGCTATTGATGAAAATTGTGTAGAAGCAG ATGAAGAGACGTTTGAATCTG AGGAGAGTGAATTCATCACCAACATTGAGGGGATTTATCTGA CTGGTTTTCGGCACAGTCTGCGTCTTTGTCGCCGGCGGAAGGGTCAGGCTTTTGGAACATCCCAGTTCGAGTCCCTTCGTTGTCCCATGAGCTGTTACAGTTCCCTGGCTAACCCTTACGAGGAGGTGGTGCGATATCAGCCCCACCCAGAACACACACACCGCCTCATAGCACTGTtag GTCCGTCTGGGGTCGGGGTCAATGAATTACGCAGGAGGCTAATCGAGATCAATCCTAAGGTTTACCAAGGAGCTGTTCCCC ATACCACACGGCCACCCAAATGCCACGAGGAATCTGGCAGAGAATATCACTTCATCAGCAGAGAACAGTTTGACAACATGGTCTGCAATCACAG GTTTATTGAGTTTGGGGAGTTAAGAGGTCATCTCTATGGCACTAGTGTGGATGCAGTTAAAGATGTTTTGGCCAGTGGAAAGATCTGTGTGATTGACATTGAGCCACAT GCATTAGAGTCAGTGAGGACCCCAGAGCTGAGGGCGTATGCCATCTTTATAAAGCCTCCTCCTACTGAGCAGATGAAGCAGACGCGAATGAGCTCTCAAATCATCACAAATTACTACATCAGCCGGGCCTTTAAG gaTGAAGATTTTCAGGAAATAGAGGATGCAGGACGTAAGATGGAACAGCATTACTGTCAGTTCTTTGATCATGTGATTGTAAATGATGGCCTACAGGCTGCATGTGTGCAGCTGCTGACTGCAGTGAGGAGAGCTCAGGATGAGCCCCAGTGGGTACCAGCTGCATGGATCAGACCAACTGACCAGTCTTAA